Genomic window (Helianthus annuus cultivar XRQ/B chromosome 3, HanXRQr2.0-SUNRISE, whole genome shotgun sequence):
ATCAATTTCAATCTGAATATCTTTAAAAATTGTTTTGGTATATATTTCTGATGCTTGTTTCTCCAATACAAAGTCCCTCCAGGTCTTAGACTGAATATACCTTGTATCATGATCATTCCTCCTATGCTCATGCCTTTGAATATCCATTGCAGTCTCAAAATGAGTGAAAAATTCAACAAGTGTACATCTTGGATTGCAAATCTGACCAAAGAAGTAATTCTCGCTTTCACATCTAGACGTAGTACGTATAAGACCAGCCAAATTCTCTCCATGGTAATAAGCAGGAATCCAATCAAATCGAAGATCGTACGTATCTTTTAACCACTCATGATTTTCCAATCCAAAAGTAGACATTATTGAATGCCACTCAGTTTCAAAATCTTCTGGAATAATAGTATCATTCCAAACAATATGAGTCATTCTTGAATTAAAATCAATGTTTGCTGACAAAACAGGACCAACCTGTATAAAAAGTAATAAAATTATTAAACATAAAATGCAATAATTTAAAACGCAATATATTGAAAATGATAAACATAATGAATTAATGGTAAAACGCAATTGTTTTGTAATTCTATTAATAAAAGTGTTTGGGGATCTTATTGTACAATACATAAAATGCAATAATAAACCTATATAAAAAATTGCAGTTTATTAAATCATAAAACGCAGTTAATACCTTTGTCTTAAATTTCTCTCATATATGCCACATACATAACCTATGCCTACTTCTTGAAAGTACATCCTTAATAGCTCTCTTCATTGCAGCATCTTGATCAGTAACAACAACTTTAGGCTCATTTCCAAAAGCATTAACAAAGCACCTTAAAAGCCATCTATAAGAATCTGCAGTCTCAGAACCAAGTAATGCACCACCAAATGTGACATTCCTAAAATGATTATCAATCCCAGTAAATGATACAAAAACCAAATCATATCTACACAAAAACAAATTAATAAAGCATTAGGAAAAATAGAACAGGATATATAACGCAATAGAATATATAACGCAATAAATGAAAAAAACTTACTTGTTTGATTTATAAGTAGCATCAAAACCAACTATGTCACCAAACACTGTATAATTTGTTTTTGATTGCTCATCAGGCCAGAAAAGTCCtttcaatcttctatcttcaccaataacataatcacatgtGATACCAGGACAACATTCTTTCTTCCTAATAAGACGCCTAACTACCATTTCTACATCATACTCTCCTATGTAAAGATTCAAATCCCTTCTATAGTTCTTACAATCAACTTTACTAGCACCAACTTCACCAAAACCACCATACAttgttttcataatattaaatGCTTTAACAGGTCCAATGTTGATTGCAGACAATCCAGATATAAAACTCTCACTAACATAATCAATACTTCTGGCAGCCGGCAAGAAATGAATATCTTCATCTTCAACAAAGATATGATTATGTTCTTTTTCAAAGTAGTAGATTTTAAACATATTATTGTTCTCTAATATTAATTTCACATGAGCATTGCATCCAACTCTTTTTGAACCTCTATTACGTCTAACAATCTTTTTAATATTCTCATCAACTGAACGAGAATCTATTTCTTTGCTAACATGAAATCCTTCTTTTGAGCAGAcaatatatcttattttcacTAAACCACCAACATTTTTCCAAGAGGTATTTTTTCTTGCAGAAAAACCTGCAGCAAGTGCATATCTCTGATAAAACGCAAAAGCCTCATCAAATGATTTAAAAAACATTCCAACAGCAGGTGTAATGGATCCACTGACTTTAGGTTTGAAAAACTTTCTTCCACTGTTTAAGCATACACGTTCCTCCCACTTGGAAATGTGATCTGAAACAATTAACAAATAACTATAAAACGTAATACCTCTTATATAATAATGTTTTTAGTGTTAAatctcaaaatatgttaataaatatttaaaaatacaGACCTTTAATGTTTGTATATGAACTAATATGGATAAAAGCATAAAACGCAATACGTTCAGTAAAACGCATCAAAATGATGAACAAACAAAACAATGTATGAAACGAACAAAACTCTAAAATTGTACAACAATGACAGTTATTGCTTTATATTACATCAATCTTAAATTTAAAGTTTGTATGCATAAAACGCAACTCTTCACTAAAACGCAATAAACGATGAAGAAACAAAACGAACAAATTATGTTAAATTATACTACAATAACAATTAAACTTATGAAAAATCAAATATTAATAACAGAAAGACGAATTATAAAACGTAAAACAATGAATTTCggaaaaaataacaaaaatttaCTCAAAATTGAAGCTAAACTTACCAACAGAGTCTGAAGAAGACATTGAGGTTATCGAAGAAGACATTGAGGTTATCGAATTGAAGAACGAAACAAGATTATTGCTTGAAAAAAGGTGAATTGGCGATCGATTGCGATTTAGGGTTATAGAATCTTCAATTCTGTTATGAAAGTAATGAACTAAGAAGAGAGGTAACAGAATCTATAATCGAATTAGAACGAAGATATGATAATGTAAAAAGACGAAAAAGCCCACACGTCCAAAATTTTAAAAAAGAAGATGAACGGCTAAGATTGTTTCCTatacttcctagccaaaataaacttcctatttgatctttataactactgttcattcacttcaaattttaatatgtatgtatatgtatataatttttcacttcaaaatttaatatgtatataatataagtactgttcattcacttcaaattttaattttaatttaattaataataataattaattaatatgtaTATAATTAACTATAATACAATTAATAATTTTTGTGAATagtgttttcagttttttttactttttgtcttttttatttttacccaCTCAATTTTTATCGTTAATATTTACAGCCTTTTAACTTTTTAAAGAATTTGTGATTGAGTTTTACGTTTTATATTTTATGTATTtttcggtataaattcaagttgatttacgtttcgaagtatttttttccaaaaataagttggatcaaatataatatgttcttatgcttattattatgtacgttttcagttgTTCTACGTTTTAACACCGTGCAACGCGACGTATCATTCTTTAACttaataaacaatattttcttaCATGCTTTTTTATacacgtgtcggtataaattcaagttgatttacATTTGGACGTAAATTTTCATTAATGTTATAGTAAAGATAGCGTCTACGTTTCTGTTTTCAATGAATGTAAAACATGTGTAGATATTATTTTGGGATATTTCTTTCGGCTGCTATACTGAACCAACATAAAAACTGGTCGAAATCTCATTGCGTAACGCGAGTAATCTTTCTAGTCATTAATGATTTAGGTTAGAATTCTTTAAATTTTGAATGGTTACTATTTTTGAAACGTTTAAATTTTTCGATTGTTTCAAATTCTAAAATACAAAATAAGTTGTAAGATTTAACTACAACATTTGTATATGATTTAGGTTAAAGATATAACAGGAAGTAGTATATTCTGTAATGGATGATTTAGAGGGCGTTTGAGATTGGGTTTGAAAATGATTTACtgacttattggttttttttcaaaaagtctaagttaaaaaaatgtttgacaataataaaagtgttttttttttattttcaaattttaaaagAGAGTAAAATGTTCTTTATCAAAAGCCACATGTACCTGGCTATTTACATTACTTTTGACTTTTTAAACATAAAATTACCAATCTAATCTCATTCTTTAAAATAGTAACCATACGTGAAAACTTGTCTCATCatttttattcattttatttTTGCCACCACAAAAGCAAATCTAAACACTCATTTAAAAACTCGTCAATAAGCACTCTTAACAAAAAGCACTTTTAAAGTTAGGGTAAACGacactttttgtcctttatgtttgtaccggattgcaacggatagcctttaacttcaataattactgttataatcctttatttggaaaacttgTTACATCTTTCGTCCTATACCACTAACAAAGTTAAAATTAAACCTTAAATTATATCACGTGATTCCCACGTGAGGGCATTTATGTCCTTTTTACCCATGATTCCTCCCACCTTATAAACCCCTCTTACACCCTCTTTCCCAAATTAGGGTTCTAAATTTCAACCTGCTATCAAgtcccaccaccaccgccaccaaatCCGTCCACCAAGCCAACCACCTGTCACCATAACCACCTGCCCCTACAACGCCTAAAACCACCATCTCTGACGACCTCGTGTAACACCACCTTCCAGACTTAATCTCCCACTCTGTTTCTTTATCTCAGGTTTCACCATCGCACCCGCCACCACACCACTACCAGATATTGCCACCGCCACCGATTACTGATCTGAGACCCTATCCCCTACCACTATCTCCTCTCTATACTTTTGTTTTGAGAAGAAATGTTGCAGATGATGGAGGGTTCACAAAGGCATTTCACCACTGACGCATATTCGAAACGCGCAACTCGATTATCGCAACGCAGACTTTGAAATGTGGATATTTATACGACCCTTTgtgtgactaattataataaatatatgaatgtgGGTATGGAGATGTGTGACCAAATAATCGCAATGCTTAACGAACAAAATGAAACGTCGAAACGCAACTCGCTGGATGCCATCGATCGGATGACCAACCGATCGAATGGccgtccatccgatcggattaccatccgatcaaagcgtcacccgatcggatagccatctgaTCCATGGCATCCTATCACCTTCTCtcctcttcacctataaatagcccttGTCACATCACAGTTCAAGTGgtgtgacagctctcactcgaccagcacgctttGGGACTATTTTCACTTGGTTTCcgcaattcttgtaagtttctaccttaaatcttgtacttctatgatctacacgcacttcttcatcattttctcttttgaatcttaacttttaaccgtgaaatcaatggatttgaggtgttctaggatgatgtcatcatagagttcttatgaacttcaagtgttggcctcattccaccaagaaccactcagatctgaaggatttccacaagattaaacaacactttcgcatagatctacacatattcatggataaaaggattgaaagatggttttccaactttctttcaactcttttacactcagtgCTCTCAAAACCGACAGAATCAGAGCTTGTTCTgaccttctactctttcttagtgatgtaTCAGCTCAAGATCTGAGTTCTATCaaagagactaccgatttcgagttaaacatgaacaaccgtctcgaacagtggactgatcggactagggtgattcctgttcgatcgggtcaCTTGAGTCTTGATGGGGTTTCTATTGTTTGGCACGTTGTCACACCGTCTTGAGAAAACCGCAAAACTTTTAAAACAGTCAAGTGTCAAAGACGATCAggtcgttgggacggattgccgtccaatcggattgccatccgatcgaacaaccatccgatcgaacagccatccgatcggcttacacttggtcccacacttaagCTTTTATTTCCAACTTTTCAAAgatctgaacgtcgaacggattgccgtccgatcggattgccatccatCGAACGACCATCCGGCCATGTGACATTTGGagcttcaacacttaaacaattttcaacatgttcaataaccaacggattgccacccgatcggattgcaatccgatcgagtaacaatctgctgtgaacttgttctcactaagttaCCTACTAATCGGATCGCCACCCGATCGAACCGTTGTtcaatcgatcgacctgaagggtagagacaCTTCTCTGTTTTAAAAATGCtataacgaaaacttcaaagccatcatacacaaacacatccttaccaaacaagatgtcaatccaatcgaatggccatccgatcggataaccattcgaacggattgacatccgatcaactggccatccgatcggattaccatccgacacttggttCGTCGCCGCCGCTTAACGCACTATTCAACGCTTACGTTAtcaatctgtaatcaggctaatcttAGACGCGcccccttcaatccaaccaagttgtgtttacttgctgaacaccgactgtgagtatacacGAACccttttatcgcattttgggtgtaacatacgttcctatcaATCAAAGTTATcaaaacgaattattcaatcaaactgtttatcacttgcgaataactgttatgcatatttacacgtgatgctagttacatatatgttaggacttatactcgcgaggtcccgccttaactagtatagtactatagaactcgacggggtctagttaggatgaatagcaatcgcaatcgcagctcgagtgacttagctggtagtatatgtcttatatgcatgtatgttgaggtgTCTCGTTTATGTATGTGGTAATTCGCAACACTTTTTATCTATTTATGCTTtgctatcaaaacttgtatactcgccaatacttttgtattgacattgttttaacgtatgttgcaggtttaatcggagtctacatcaaatcaagctaggaagtctagaaacacacATAAAATATAGGTTGCCGGATTTGTATTGTTTAGGAGAACAGGAAATTCATGGcagcttatgtgattgtaattatttattagtatgggataatgaaagtattaaatactgtcgcaatttagttgttatagattctcttgagcaatctgattcgcctagtgccgtgccccgatgattccaccatcggttggggtgtgacagattggtatcagagccataactatagggaattaggccagacttgacctagtccgggtcaatgtcttagaaacgacctagtctattgTCTAGGTACCAACGGGCCGACTCGTGCGAACCCAGTAGGATTTGCACGGGCCTACTTGATACTCTCGTTCGAATCTGCTAAAACTACAACTTCGTGTGAACACCGCATGCTACAATTTCACGCGAAGAgtctttcctaaggctggaatattacttagcctttcctaaggccaaCACAATACACCcattttcgaaaatactcgcataacacaaccgagtgatccagtcgagatcaggcgtgaaaaccaagaactcccgataagatcgctcactcagcacatttttctagcacgagaacttttcgtcaagctaggagtgacatccataacTCAACGAAAGTCTCCATTTCAAAATCTAGTGGAACTCCTGGACTTATTCGAAGAGCACAACCACAGTTAGGAGCGAAGttattaagtcaggggtgaaacccgtatcttaatgaaccgttccactctctataaaatggttttcaaaagctctcaccaaggactcggcTAAAACGAtaactcgagccacgcgatgactaggaagacgaatgccatgagctgcatcccagtggaagcatgagtCTTCTAGGGCAATGcgtgtgcacgaacttgttgggtatagttgggTTACCATGGGTAGTTGACGCCTAAACAACCGAGGCACTTTATCTATTTCTCTAGCAGATGACTTTCCGATTTTACGCTATACTGAACTTATTTACGCTTATGTGGATACGATTTAAAACTTTACactttatcgatttctcgatttatcgatTTTCGCTCCCTGCTTTTGTAAACGCACAagtcgcacagccatcgcaatctaaaacgaaaATCGAATGTTCGCAACAAAGCTAATGTCTAATTACTCGCTCTCGCTCCCTCTCTCTGCATCGCGTCCTCGCGCTATCTATGCAAGCATAAAGGTATAGTTTATACGAacctatatatacacatatacaaaCAAATCAATTGTGTGGGAACTTAAGGAATCTCGTgcctcctatgtggctcctatgtgaaatctattatATTACTCGCTACAAGTTttgatcgcgctcaatcgcatcgtaaaactcaaaatcattatgatcgaatctcactccaaatatctctctgtctagatgtctTCCAATGACTCTACCTCGAGACaaacagctaggagaagagccaaacgaagcgccgagaAGAGGATTACCTCgcttgtggccaaggaagtggccaaggtcattcctcaaattgtcgctcaagtgcactccctcagcaactctcgaacctcggaagactctaagacggaagcgccgcaatctactttcctctacaaacacttcaaagcctgtgatccgatgGAATTCATGGGTGAAGAAGGTGTCTCCCAGCTGCTCCAGTGGTTTgattctatcgaagttacccttcATCAGAGTGGGTGTCCCAATGgtttccgtactacttgtgctaccggagtatttcaatcgcaagcactcgactggtggacagccgaacgtaataaacgtgggatctccgcagcttacgctctctcttgggatgagctgaaagagctcatgaagaaagagtactgccctccccacgaagtccagaagctagaagacgaattttgggaaatcaagcaagtgGAAGGTGACAATActggctacaccgcaaggttcaaatagcttagcataatctgcccaagtcaagtcaacacttcagaaaaagccatcatgaagtacattcgcggcttgcctgaatgtgtgggcgattttgtcgaagctgcaagacctgctaccatcgaagaaacctaccgttTGGCCGCAGAAATCAACGACAAACGAGTCTTGCACGGACTTTTCTCCAAGAATCCGGTCAAACAAGCTTATCAAGCAATCGTCATCGACTCTTCTGACGATTCTTCTAACGATTCCTCCGATGATTCTTTAAGTAAGTCCTCAGACGAATCCTCCGATGATAACACATTGCTACAGGAAGCTCAGTCCAGCCGCAAACAAAAGACCATGAGCCCAAACTCTTCAACAACTGAACTGTCGCAACCAGAACCTCTTCAAGCAATTCCAGTTCACTCAAAGCGCGAATACAACGGAACTCATCCCCTGTGTCTCAtgtgtacgtatcatcacccgccagaagctaaCTGTCGCTTTTGGgaaaattgcaactggtatggtcatcttacCCAGCACTGTCGCATGGGGCCGCAGACTTGAGGAATTCCAGCAACAATCGCAGTCTCTGTAGAAGTCCTCCACAACAACATTAGTTATGCTTCCAATGTTGTTGTAATGATACAATTTTCGCCGTTAATTTCTTTTGCATGTTGAACTTGTTCTATTTCTCGACGCAATGTGGACTCTATTTATCTCTCACTCTCTCGCACTCGCGCACGGACTATATATTAGCACTATATGCTATATAATGTGTTTTACCCCTACTATGCGTTCTTGAAGCGAGTTGCGATAAACGTGCAATGGACAacttaatcacgggtgcacacgggattatgtTGGTCAGTGCACAGGGATCGTAATAAGTTTCAATAATTCCATAACGTTAAaagcatggttaagcgtggtgga
Coding sequences:
- the LOC110923742 gene encoding protein FAR1-RELATED SEQUENCE 5-like, translated to MSSSITSMSSSDSVDHISKWEERVCLNSGRKFFKPKVSGSITPAVGMFFKSFDEAFAFYQRYALAAGFSARKNTSWKNVGGLVKIRYIVCSKEGFHVSKEIDSRSVDENIKKIVRRNRGSKRVGCNAHVKLILENNNMFKIYYFEKEHNHIFVEDEDIHFLPAARSIDYVSESFISGLSAINIGPVKAFNIMKTMYGGFGEVGASKVDCKNYRRDLNLYIGEYDVEMVVRRLIRKKECCPGITCDYVIGEDRRLKGLFWPDEQSKTNYTVFGDIVGFDATYKSNKYDLVFVSFTGIDNHFRNVTFGGALLGSETADSYRWLLRCFVNAFGNEPKVVVTDQDAAMKRAIKDVGPVLSANIDFNSRMTHIVWNDTIIPEDFETEWHSIMSTFGLENHEWLKDTYDLRFDWIPAYYHGENLAGLIRTTSRCESENYFFGQICNPRCTLVEFFTHFETAMDIQRHEHRRNDHDTRYIQSKTWRDFVLEKQASEIYTKTIFKDIQIEIDAAITKCMLKSHDTVQYNKQEDGLSISCTCKRFEQFGILCCHIFYFLRYDDITEFPRRYVHRRWMRDVVSNGSNHCNIRFDEIGRNSEIDKVFREIVVANEYVVNRLVGDLDELCRYRDRIKSYIDKADEVMVAAPPPSRKERFADIGWNLEKSDSMIRVQIKIRTKGCGVQKRIKSNREIAIQKSSKIQKSCRVCGGKGHNSRTCKDKISSNAIGSSNAI